In Caldilineales bacterium, the following proteins share a genomic window:
- a CDS encoding BrnA antitoxin family protein, with the protein MKERDELPDEFSSYEEAAEFWDKHDTTDYLDMSQPVEIVSEFRGRYYEIEIDASLADELRERAKGQGMTASHLASDLIKNQLALLKRTRVAA; encoded by the coding sequence ATGAAAGAACGAGATGAACTCCCTGATGAATTCAGCAGCTACGAGGAAGCTGCTGAATTTTGGGATAAACACGATACAACCGATTATCTGGATATGTCCCAGCCTGTCGAAATTGTGAGTGAATTTCGTGGTCGTTACTACGAAATCGAGATCGACGCATCTTTGGCTGATGAACTACGCGAACGGGCCAAAGGGCAAGGCATGACAGCCAGTCATCTAGCCAGCGATCTCATCAAGAATCAGCTCGCACTCCTCAAGCGCACGCGTGTAGCAGCCTGA
- the nuoF gene encoding NADH-quinone oxidoreductase subunit NuoF, with amino-acid sequence MLSTAARTEIQTLMARYPRARSAIVPALYVAQQEIGWLPNEALDEVADLFGIEPMEVYAIAGFYNMLYKEPHGKFHLEVCTNVPCMLRGAEGLAEHLKQRLGVEFGQTTADGVFRLDHMECLGACATAPMLFVRREQSNWGRYYENLTPETADAMLDELRAYDRSDDFSRPSSHEGETTKVVATMATGRSDDFNRPSSHEGETTKVVTTMATGRSDDFSRPSSMERHPAGPYHHDHHPETNFLLARIDKPNSHTLASYLADGGYQAARKAVGMEPGAVVEEVKKAGVRGRGGAGFPAGVKWGFLPKDVFPRYLVVNADESEPGTFKDRLIIEYDPHQLLEGIICAAWAIQAHHAFIYIRGEYMFGKQRLEGAIAEAKARGFLGQGIFGTDFDLEIIVHPGAGAYICGEETALLTSLEGHRGHPRLKPPFPAVAGLYAKPTIVNNVETISHVRHVIEHGADWYRQWGTEKSPGFQLVCLSGQVKKPGVYEIPYGATLRQLIYDYAGGTLDDRPIKSIIPGGLSMPQIKADKLDAGIDFESIQAAGSLLGSGGIIVICEGQSMLPVARRTLAFYREESCGKCTPCREGTGWMEKTLLRIEQGGGALADLDRMERITKYVDQQSFCPFGPAAVWGLQSMLRHFREEFEDYILDTNPGENKPAIPARPIYRPYVGQSLANVLDE; translated from the coding sequence ATGCTTTCCACCGCCGCCCGCACCGAAATCCAAACCCTGATGGCCCGCTACCCCCGCGCCCGCTCGGCCATCGTCCCCGCCCTCTATGTCGCCCAGCAGGAAATCGGCTGGCTGCCGAACGAGGCCCTGGACGAGGTGGCGGACTTGTTCGGGATCGAGCCGATGGAGGTCTATGCCATCGCCGGCTTCTACAACATGCTTTATAAGGAGCCGCACGGCAAATTCCATCTGGAAGTATGCACGAACGTGCCTTGCATGTTGCGCGGGGCCGAGGGGCTGGCCGAGCACCTGAAGCAACGGTTGGGGGTGGAATTCGGCCAGACAACGGCCGATGGCGTCTTCCGGCTGGATCACATGGAATGCCTGGGCGCCTGCGCCACGGCCCCGATGCTGTTCGTGCGGCGGGAGCAGTCGAACTGGGGCCGCTACTACGAGAACCTGACGCCGGAAACGGCCGACGCTATGTTGGACGAACTCCGCGCATACGATCGTAGTGACGACTTTAGTCGTCCTTCCTCGCATGAAGGAGAAACGACTAAAGTCGTTGCTACGATGGCAACCGGCCGTAGTGACGACTTTAATCGTCCTTCCTCGCATGAAGGAGAAACGACTAAAGTCGTTACTACGATGGCAACCGGCCGTAGTGACGACTTTAGTCGTCCTTCTTCGATGGAGCGCCACCCGGCCGGCCCCTACCACCACGACCATCACCCCGAAACCAACTTCCTCCTCGCCCGCATCGACAAGCCCAACAGCCATACCCTCGCATCGTACCTGGCCGACGGCGGCTACCAGGCGGCGCGCAAGGCGGTGGGGATGGAGCCGGGGGCCGTGGTCGAGGAGGTGAAGAAGGCCGGGGTGCGCGGGCGCGGGGGCGCGGGCTTCCCTGCCGGGGTGAAGTGGGGCTTCCTCCCCAAAGACGTGTTCCCGCGCTACCTGGTGGTCAACGCCGACGAATCCGAGCCGGGCACTTTCAAGGACCGGCTGATCATCGAATACGACCCGCACCAACTGCTCGAGGGCATCATCTGCGCGGCCTGGGCCATCCAGGCTCACCATGCCTTCATCTATATTCGCGGGGAATACATGTTTGGCAAGCAGCGGCTGGAGGGGGCCATCGCCGAGGCGAAGGCGCGCGGCTTCCTGGGCCAGGGCATCTTCGGCACGGACTTCGACCTGGAAATCATCGTCCACCCCGGCGCCGGGGCCTACATCTGCGGAGAGGAGACCGCCCTGCTGACCTCTCTCGAAGGCCATCGCGGCCATCCCCGCCTCAAGCCGCCCTTCCCGGCTGTGGCCGGGTTGTATGCCAAACCAACCATCGTCAACAATGTCGAGACCATCTCGCATGTGCGGCATGTGATCGAGCACGGCGCCGACTGGTACCGGCAGTGGGGCACCGAAAAAAGCCCCGGTTTCCAGCTTGTGTGCCTGAGCGGGCAGGTGAAAAAGCCGGGGGTGTACGAAATCCCCTACGGCGCCACCCTGCGCCAACTGATCTACGACTACGCCGGCGGCACGCTCGACGACCGCCCGATCAAGAGCATCATCCCCGGCGGCCTCTCGATGCCGCAGATCAAGGCCGACAAGCTGGACGCCGGCATCGATTTCGAGTCGATCCAGGCGGCGGGGTCGCTGCTGGGGTCGGGCGGGATCATCGTCATCTGCGAGGGCCAGAGCATGTTGCCGGTGGCCCGGCGCACGCTGGCCTTCTATCGCGAGGAATCGTGCGGCAAGTGCACGCCCTGTCGCGAGGGCACGGGCTGGATGGAGAAGACACTGCTCCGCATCGAACAGGGCGGCGGCGCCCTGGCCGACCTCGACCGCATGGAGCGGATCACGAAGTATGTCGATCAGCAATCATTCTGTCCTTTTGGCCCGGCGGCGGTGTGGGGCCTGCAGAGCATGTTGCGCCACTTCCGCGAGGAATTCGAAGATTACATCCTCGACACCAACCCCGGCGAGAACAAACCCGCCATCCCCGCCCGCCCGATCTACCGTCCTTATGTGGGGCAGAGTCTGGCGAATGTGTTGGATGAGTAG